From one Acidobacteriota bacterium genomic stretch:
- a CDS encoding M1 family metallopeptidase, translating to MSVARRSLLLVLGLAVVVPAPADPAPSSTGLEYRIEVRVDPADRRFEGRQTLRWRNPSATAVETAPLHLYLNAFANRSSTWLQESAYSGFRRFDFKDFYRRFPDPWGWIEVERVLQKTPGEPALEVPWKAVQPDDGNPLDRTLIELQLARPVAAGRWMELEITFSGRLPNPFARTGCAGEYCLVGQWFPKLAAFETRGVRGAREDHWAARQFHATAEFYANFADYDVTIEAPAGWTVGATGRRVSGSERAAEAGTRSHRFVQQAVHDFAFVLGRDFIDAVQTLDAPGRAGTVEIHLVAPREETRRVERWMRVCRATLATLARAVGPYPYPTLTIVVPTALGDRTEGMEYPTLVVSSVAGDALESWPRSASAMADNTLIHELVHQYFYGLLASNEQENAFLDEGLTSYWQIRVAEDLFGPGHSGGTLFGREAPIAEFFRLGLGALGEKIDEPLRHQPTFLFKPTTHAMQFYARGALTIMTAERLFGRERIDAGFATYYRQWRMRHPAPEDFLAAMAEGAGREPAAFLREAFDRPRLPDYRVETLRCERLGVPPGSYPSPDGRIEVPLEGAGEDAQWRLMDLPHTRDAEGRVWVEISDPGRHRPGAAVEGTVSWQGFVPEQADAAAAEAASGPEEEDDRPTLQACRAQVAGPAWDHLPVDVQLVFDDGLVITDHWDGRAPWRAYRTQRRGRLVEVRIDPTHRILLDGSPADNGRRLEADPRFTAEWSGWMTALAQLLAAGLSLWL from the coding sequence GTGAGCGTCGCCCGACGGAGTCTGCTGCTCGTCCTGGGCCTGGCCGTCGTCGTGCCGGCCCCGGCCGACCCGGCGCCGTCCTCCACGGGACTCGAATATCGCATCGAAGTGCGGGTCGACCCGGCCGACCGTCGTTTCGAGGGCCGGCAGACCCTGCGTTGGCGCAATCCCTCCGCGACAGCGGTGGAGACCGCGCCCCTCCACCTCTACCTCAACGCCTTTGCCAACCGCTCGAGTACCTGGCTGCAGGAGTCCGCATACAGCGGCTTCCGGCGCTTCGACTTCAAGGACTTCTATCGACGGTTTCCCGACCCCTGGGGCTGGATCGAGGTCGAGCGGGTGCTCCAGAAGACGCCCGGCGAGCCGGCGCTGGAGGTGCCGTGGAAAGCGGTCCAGCCCGATGACGGCAACCCCCTCGACCGCACGCTGATCGAGCTGCAACTCGCCCGGCCGGTGGCGGCGGGCCGGTGGATGGAACTCGAGATCACCTTTTCCGGGCGATTGCCCAACCCCTTCGCCCGCACCGGCTGCGCGGGTGAATACTGCCTGGTGGGCCAGTGGTTCCCCAAGCTGGCGGCCTTCGAGACCCGGGGCGTGCGGGGCGCCCGCGAGGACCACTGGGCCGCGCGGCAGTTCCACGCCACCGCCGAGTTCTACGCGAACTTCGCCGACTACGACGTGACCATCGAGGCTCCCGCCGGCTGGACCGTGGGCGCCACCGGTCGGCGTGTTTCCGGGTCGGAACGAGCGGCGGAAGCCGGCACCCGCTCCCATCGCTTCGTCCAGCAGGCGGTCCACGATTTCGCTTTCGTGCTCGGTCGGGACTTCATCGACGCGGTGCAGACCCTCGATGCGCCGGGTCGGGCGGGGACGGTGGAGATCCACCTCGTCGCTCCCCGGGAAGAGACCCGCCGGGTGGAGCGCTGGATGCGCGTTTGCCGCGCCACCCTCGCGACCCTGGCCCGCGCCGTGGGCCCCTACCCCTACCCGACCCTGACCATCGTCGTTCCCACCGCCCTCGGCGACCGGACCGAGGGCATGGAGTACCCCACCCTCGTCGTCTCCTCGGTGGCCGGCGACGCGCTCGAGTCCTGGCCGCGCAGCGCGTCGGCGATGGCCGACAACACGCTGATTCACGAACTGGTCCACCAGTACTTCTACGGTCTGCTGGCCAGCAACGAGCAGGAAAACGCCTTTCTCGACGAAGGGCTGACGAGCTACTGGCAGATCCGGGTGGCCGAGGACCTCTTCGGCCCCGGGCATAGCGGTGGGACGCTCTTCGGCCGGGAGGCGCCGATCGCCGAGTTCTTCCGCCTCGGCCTGGGCGCCCTCGGGGAAAAGATCGACGAGCCCCTGCGTCACCAGCCGACCTTCCTCTTCAAGCCCACGACGCACGCCATGCAGTTCTATGCCCGCGGAGCGCTGACGATCATGACCGCCGAGAGACTTTTCGGCCGCGAGCGAATCGACGCGGGCTTCGCCACCTACTACCGGCAATGGCGCATGAGGCATCCGGCGCCGGAGGACTTTCTCGCCGCCATGGCGGAAGGCGCCGGCCGGGAGCCGGCGGCCTTCCTGCGGGAGGCCTTCGACCGGCCCCGCCTGCCCGACTACCGGGTCGAGACCCTGCGCTGTGAACGTCTCGGAGTCCCTCCCGGCAGCTACCCTTCGCCGGACGGCCGGATCGAGGTCCCCCTCGAGGGCGCCGGGGAGGACGCCCAGTGGCGGCTGATGGACCTGCCTCACACCCGGGACGCGGAGGGCCGGGTGTGGGTTGAAATCAGCGATCCGGGACGACACCGGCCCGGCGCCGCGGTGGAGGGCACGGTGTCCTGGCAGGGCTTCGTCCCGGAACAGGCCGACGCGGCGGCGGCCGAGGCGGCAAGCGGGCCGGAGGAGGAAGACGACAGGCCGACCCTCCAGGCCTGCCGGGCCCAGGTCGCGGGACCGGCGTGGGACCACCTCCCGGTGGATGTGCAGCTCGTCTTCGACGATGGGCTCGTGATCACCGACCACTGGGACGGCCGTGCTCCCTGGAGGGCCTATCGCACGCAGCGCCGGGGGCGGCTGGTGGAGGTACGGATCGACCCCACGCACCGCATCCTGCTCGACGGCTCGCCGGCCGACAACGGGCGCCGCCTGGAGGCCGACCCCCGTTTCACCGCCGAGTGGAGCGGCTGGATGACCGCGCTGGCCCAGTTGCTGGCGGCAGGGCTTTCCCTGTGGCTGTGA
- a CDS encoding electron transfer flavoprotein subunit alpha/FixB family protein, whose protein sequence is MSKKILVIAEHEEGRIRRGSLEALAAARKLAQAWGGQVIGAVLAEQAGDLAEDFARKGADEVVALEHPALARYTPDGYRQAIAGLIAEIGPEWVLMAHTYLAQDMLPLVSSATGAPVLSDCVGVELDGERAIFLRQPYDAKFVARTVDNGPAPHFATLQSGAFPADELPESPDTTVTTRTAAIDEAALRRKVLAVREVGDRTVDLSASEVVVAGGRGLGSKEKFEELVGSLASALGAAIGASRPVVDSEWLPHAHQIGSSGQAITPKLYVALGISGAIQHVVGIRGAQCIVAINRDKEAPIFNEATYGIVGDVAEVVPALVTAIEEAKAQ, encoded by the coding sequence ATGTCGAAGAAGATCCTGGTTATCGCAGAACACGAAGAGGGCAGGATTCGCCGGGGCTCGCTGGAAGCCCTGGCCGCCGCACGAAAACTGGCCCAGGCCTGGGGCGGACAGGTCATCGGCGCCGTGCTGGCCGAGCAGGCCGGCGACCTGGCCGAGGATTTCGCCCGCAAGGGGGCCGACGAGGTGGTCGCCCTCGAGCATCCTGCGCTGGCCCGGTACACCCCCGACGGATACCGCCAGGCCATCGCCGGGCTGATCGCGGAGATCGGCCCGGAGTGGGTGTTGATGGCCCACACCTACCTGGCCCAGGACATGTTGCCCCTGGTCTCGTCGGCCACCGGCGCGCCGGTGCTCAGTGATTGCGTGGGCGTGGAACTCGATGGCGAGCGGGCCATCTTCCTCCGCCAGCCCTACGACGCGAAGTTCGTCGCCCGCACCGTGGACAACGGCCCGGCCCCCCACTTCGCCACCCTCCAGTCCGGCGCCTTCCCCGCCGACGAGCTGCCCGAAAGCCCGGACACCACGGTCACCACCCGCACCGCCGCCATCGACGAGGCCGCCCTCAGGCGGAAGGTGCTCGCAGTGCGCGAAGTCGGCGACCGCACCGTGGACCTGAGCGCCTCGGAAGTGGTGGTCGCCGGTGGCCGCGGCCTGGGCTCGAAGGAGAAGTTCGAAGAGCTGGTGGGCTCTCTGGCCTCGGCCCTGGGAGCGGCCATCGGCGCCTCGCGACCGGTGGTGGACAGCGAATGGCTGCCCCACGCCCACCAGATCGGCTCCTCCGGCCAGGCGATCACCCCCAAGCTCTACGTGGCTCTCGGCATTTCGGGAGCGATCCAGCACGTGGTGGGGATCCGCGGCGCCCAGTGCATCGTCGCCATCAACCGGGACAAGGAGGCACCGATCTTCAACGAGGCGACTTACGGTATCGTGGGGGATGTCGCCGAGGTGGTTCCCGCCCTGGTGACGGCCATCGAGGAGGCCAAGGCCCAATGA
- a CDS encoding GTP-binding protein: MKLVTVCGPPSSGKTAVILKTVEALSDRGRKVGVVKFDCLSTEDDLLYEKAGIPVQKGLSGPLCPDHYFVSNVEEVVGWGRKNDFDLLISESAGLCNRCSPYIKDVMAICVIDNLSGVGTPKKIGPMLKLADIVVITKGDIVSQAEREVFASRVSLVNPGAMVLNVNGLTGQGAWELSTLLDEDDRAVETLIGRKLRFSMPAALCSYCLGETRIGETYQLGNVRKIQIEER; encoded by the coding sequence ATGAAACTGGTCACGGTTTGCGGCCCCCCCTCATCGGGCAAGACGGCGGTGATTCTCAAGACCGTCGAGGCTCTCTCGGATCGTGGGCGGAAGGTGGGCGTGGTGAAGTTCGACTGCCTTTCCACGGAAGACGACTTGCTCTACGAGAAAGCGGGTATCCCGGTGCAGAAGGGCCTTTCCGGCCCTCTCTGCCCCGATCACTACTTCGTCAGCAACGTCGAAGAGGTGGTGGGCTGGGGCCGCAAGAACGACTTCGACTTGTTGATCTCCGAGAGCGCCGGCCTGTGCAACCGCTGCTCGCCCTACATCAAGGACGTGATGGCGATATGCGTCATAGACAATCTCAGCGGAGTGGGTACGCCGAAGAAGATCGGCCCGATGCTCAAGCTGGCGGACATCGTGGTGATCACCAAGGGCGACATCGTGTCCCAGGCCGAGCGGGAGGTCTTCGCCTCCCGGGTCAGCCTGGTCAATCCCGGAGCGATGGTGCTCAACGTCAACGGCCTGACCGGCCAGGGGGCCTGGGAACTGAGCACCCTGCTCGACGAGGACGATCGTGCGGTGGAGACCCTGATCGGTCGCAAGCTGCGGTTCTCGATGCCTGCGGCACTCTGCTCCTACTGCCTGGGCGAGACCCGCATCGGCGAGACCTACCAACTGGGTAACGTTCGCAAGATCCAGATCGAGGAGCGCTGA
- a CDS encoding TIGR02452 family protein, which yields MLKVLPCLDSDGMAAARRRELDLSRDVAVELGRSAVEITGKGYYVCEGGRRVDVSRSVAAACAAKVSIPPEAALPAGDAPPFPETRVQVTNETTLGAARRLAAGGRKVVALNFANGTEPGGGFLRGATAQEEALCRSSALYATLVDDPMYRVHGRDAPFEASDWVIYSPDVPVFRVDDGTALGKPWLLSFITCAAPYEPEIGQPESGDLLQRRIGRVLAVARAYGHATLVLGAWGCGAFGNDPQRTARDFRTALETEFDGAFSDVVFAVADWSRVRRILGPFRDVFV from the coding sequence ATGTTGAAAGTCTTGCCCTGCCTGGATTCGGATGGCATGGCCGCGGCGCGGAGGCGCGAGCTGGATCTTTCCCGGGATGTCGCGGTCGAGCTGGGCCGATCGGCCGTCGAGATCACCGGGAAGGGCTACTATGTCTGCGAAGGCGGCCGGCGGGTCGATGTGAGCCGGTCCGTGGCCGCGGCGTGTGCCGCCAAGGTGAGCATCCCTCCCGAAGCGGCTCTGCCGGCGGGTGACGCCCCCCCGTTTCCGGAGACACGGGTCCAGGTGACCAACGAGACGACCCTCGGTGCGGCGCGACGGCTCGCGGCCGGGGGCCGGAAGGTGGTGGCCCTGAACTTTGCCAACGGGACGGAGCCGGGCGGGGGCTTTCTCCGTGGCGCCACGGCGCAGGAGGAAGCGCTGTGTCGTTCCAGCGCCTTGTATGCGACGCTGGTGGACGATCCGATGTATCGGGTCCACGGTCGGGACGCGCCGTTCGAAGCGAGTGACTGGGTGATCTATTCCCCGGATGTCCCCGTGTTTCGTGTCGATGACGGCACGGCCCTCGGGAAACCCTGGCTGCTGAGTTTCATCACCTGCGCCGCGCCTTATGAGCCCGAAATCGGCCAGCCGGAGTCGGGGGACCTGTTGCAGCGGCGTATCGGGAGAGTGCTGGCCGTCGCACGGGCTTACGGACACGCGACACTGGTGCTCGGGGCGTGGGGTTGCGGCGCTTTCGGCAACGATCCTCAGCGGACGGCCCGGGATTTTCGCACGGCCCTCGAAACGGAGTTCGACGGCGCCTTTTCCGACGTGGTCTTCGCGGTCGCCGACTGGTCCCGGGTGAGGCGCATTCTGGGGCCTTTCCGTGACGTTTTCGTTTGA
- a CDS encoding ABC transporter substrate-binding protein yields the protein MRIDPDATLYEITESWPETVAVFTRQGFPQMAREELRRSFGSRISLRQALALKKLDLDGFVEQLEATIGSEAPVAADTAPTRVVGLLPCPVRIPLLEAFEPFIEAYQQRTGRKVEYELQAASMGAAWIDENLKGVSREEDLPELFISAGFETFFDPKGLGRFRDVFYDGLPYEEFNESFDGVDLRDPEGRYSVISVVPAVFMVNMNELGDQPVPQSWEDLLDPRFEQRVSLPVGDFDLFSAILIEIHRRYGEDAVRRLGRSLAASMHPSQMIKLGRKSSAPIVTIMPYFFTRMAKEGGPMKAVWPRDGAIISPIFLLARKSAARQVQPLIDFFASREIAEILAHKGLFPSTRPDVDNRLAPGSRFGWPGWEFIRQQDIAGLIERCQQLFEEGRES from the coding sequence ATGAGGATCGACCCCGACGCCACCCTCTACGAGATCACCGAGAGCTGGCCCGAGACCGTCGCCGTCTTCACCCGCCAGGGCTTTCCCCAGATGGCCCGGGAGGAGTTGCGGCGCAGCTTCGGCTCGCGCATTTCCCTGCGCCAGGCCCTGGCGCTCAAGAAGCTCGATCTCGACGGCTTTGTCGAGCAGCTCGAGGCCACCATCGGATCCGAGGCGCCGGTGGCGGCGGATACGGCTCCGACCCGGGTGGTGGGGCTGCTGCCCTGCCCCGTGCGCATCCCGCTGCTCGAAGCCTTCGAGCCCTTCATCGAGGCCTACCAGCAGCGCACCGGCCGGAAGGTGGAGTACGAGCTGCAGGCGGCCTCCATGGGTGCGGCCTGGATCGACGAGAACCTCAAGGGCGTCAGCCGGGAGGAGGATCTTCCGGAATTGTTCATCTCCGCCGGATTCGAGACCTTTTTCGATCCCAAGGGCCTCGGCCGGTTCCGGGATGTCTTCTACGACGGCCTGCCCTACGAGGAGTTCAACGAAAGCTTCGATGGCGTCGACCTGCGTGACCCGGAGGGGCGCTACTCGGTGATCTCCGTGGTTCCCGCAGTGTTCATGGTGAACATGAACGAGCTGGGAGACCAGCCGGTGCCCCAGAGCTGGGAAGACCTGCTCGATCCGCGTTTCGAGCAGCGGGTTTCGCTGCCCGTGGGTGATTTCGATCTTTTCTCGGCGATCCTGATCGAAATCCATCGACGCTATGGAGAGGACGCCGTCCGCCGGCTCGGCCGCAGCCTGGCCGCCTCGATGCATCCTTCCCAGATGATCAAGCTCGGGCGCAAGAGCTCGGCCCCGATCGTGACGATCATGCCCTACTTCTTCACCCGGATGGCCAAGGAAGGGGGGCCGATGAAGGCGGTGTGGCCCCGCGACGGGGCGATCATCAGCCCGATCTTCCTCCTCGCCCGCAAGTCCGCTGCGCGGCAGGTTCAGCCGCTGATCGATTTCTTCGCCTCGCGGGAGATCGCCGAAATCCTGGCGCACAAGGGGCTGTTCCCCAGCACCCGGCCGGACGTGGACAACCGTCTCGCTCCCGGCAGTCGCTTCGGCTGGCCCGGTTGGGAGTTCATCCGGCAGCAGGATATCGCCGGGCTGATCGAGCGTTGCCAGCAGCTCTTCGAGGAGGGGAGAGAGTCATGA
- the amrB gene encoding AmmeMemoRadiSam system protein B — protein sequence MPAFTKGRPGSFGLLLALILGTTGAAMGDTDRIRPPAVAGKFYSDEAPALEAGIRAYLDDAVPGGETAPAVLVAPHAGYIYSGQIAADAWAQARGHDYDVIVLLGTHHTAPGFSGISVFQGAGYRTPLGIARLDTSLAAHLLEVGGDAVTFRPEVHRREHSVEVQVPFAQILFPDVPLLPAVVGAVDPGRAGRLGTLLARSLAHRKALVVASSDLSHYPTAEAAREIDAQTLLALVSGDPVDLHRRIRERMQRGEPGLVTCACGRGPLLVALAAAREMGARKARVLSYAHSGWTAMGKPSRVVGYGAAAFYPGPGEASSEALDLPRPGDDAGVLGADERRILLNLARETLHRVMESATAPLARNLPTRLWTRQGAFVTLHRNRRLRGCIGHMAEDRPLFQVVQAMAIQAAFDDPRFSPVTLEELKDITIEISVLTPFKTVDSPEAIRVGRDGVRLDKEGRRAVFLPQVAPEQGWDRVQTLDHLCRKAGLPVGCWRQGARLSTFQAQVFSEDGDSDSPAAAPG from the coding sequence GTGCCCGCATTCACCAAAGGCCGGCCCGGATCCTTCGGCCTTCTCCTGGCCCTCATCCTCGGCACGACCGGAGCCGCCATGGGTGATACCGACCGGATCCGGCCCCCCGCGGTGGCCGGCAAGTTCTACAGCGACGAGGCCCCGGCCCTCGAAGCCGGCATCCGGGCTTACCTCGATGACGCGGTGCCCGGGGGGGAGACGGCCCCCGCAGTCCTCGTCGCACCCCACGCGGGCTACATCTACTCGGGACAGATCGCCGCCGACGCCTGGGCCCAGGCCCGGGGGCACGACTACGACGTGATCGTGCTCCTGGGAACCCACCACACGGCTCCCGGTTTTTCCGGCATCTCCGTCTTCCAGGGCGCCGGCTATCGCACGCCCCTGGGCATCGCCCGCCTCGACACGTCCCTGGCTGCCCACCTGCTCGAAGTCGGCGGCGACGCAGTGACGTTCCGTCCGGAGGTGCACCGGCGGGAGCACTCCGTCGAGGTCCAGGTGCCTTTCGCGCAGATCCTCTTCCCCGATGTTCCACTGCTGCCAGCCGTGGTGGGAGCGGTCGACCCGGGCCGGGCCGGGCGCTTGGGTACTCTTCTCGCCCGTTCCCTTGCCCACCGCAAGGCCCTGGTCGTGGCGAGTTCGGACCTCTCCCACTACCCGACGGCCGAAGCGGCGCGGGAGATCGACGCCCAGACGCTGCTCGCCCTGGTCTCGGGCGATCCCGTCGATCTGCACCGCCGCATCCGTGAGCGGATGCAACGGGGTGAGCCGGGACTGGTGACCTGCGCCTGCGGGCGGGGCCCGCTTCTCGTGGCCCTGGCCGCCGCCCGGGAAATGGGGGCCCGAAAGGCCCGGGTGCTCAGTTACGCCCACAGCGGCTGGACGGCGATGGGGAAGCCGTCCCGGGTCGTGGGTTACGGCGCCGCGGCCTTCTATCCGGGCCCGGGCGAGGCCTCCAGCGAGGCCCTGGATCTGCCCCGCCCGGGTGACGACGCCGGTGTGCTGGGCGCGGACGAGCGCCGGATTCTGCTGAACCTGGCCCGTGAAACCCTCCACCGCGTGATGGAAAGCGCGACGGCTCCACTGGCTCGAAACCTGCCCACACGACTGTGGACACGGCAGGGCGCCTTCGTCACGCTTCACCGGAACCGTCGACTCCGGGGCTGTATCGGCCACATGGCGGAGGACCGCCCCCTCTTTCAGGTCGTCCAGGCGATGGCGATCCAGGCGGCGTTCGACGACCCGCGTTTTTCTCCCGTCACCCTCGAGGAGTTGAAAGACATCACCATCGAGATCTCCGTGCTGACACCTTTCAAGACCGTCGACAGCCCCGAGGCCATCCGCGTCGGACGCGACGGCGTCAGGCTCGACAAGGAAGGCCGCCGGGCCGTCTTCCTGCCGCAGGTGGCCCCCGAACAGGGCTGGGACCGGGTGCAGACCCTCGATCACCTGTGCCGGAAGGCGGGGCTTCCCGTCGGCTGCTGGCGCCAAGGCGCGCGCCTGTCGACCTTCCAGGCCCAGGTCTTCTCGGAAGACGGGGACAGCGACTCGCCGGCTGCGGCTCCGGGCTGA
- a CDS encoding ATP-binding cassette domain-containing protein, whose product MLVARDLLQTRIDDLRREYPFVDSFFDSQQLDVSAAGALTLGAFLEQAAARHDDDDAVLSAEEVAARLSEHIEQMLLFLEDDRERVRTLTLLPGTDKCGEPEGFERIDFKAGETVCIVGPTGSGKSRLLADIEWVAQRDTPTRRSVLLNGEAPSRQWRFSPTHKLVAQLSQNMNFVMDLSVEEFLRMHAESRVVANPEPLIARIHEEANRLAGESFSATTPITSLSGGQSRALMIADTAILSRSPIVLIDEIENAGIDRKKALELLVSEEKIVLMATHDPVLALMGSRRLVIRNGGIAEVIETSEKEREILSELEAIDRRLMTLRHKLRTGERLV is encoded by the coding sequence ATGCTCGTCGCAAGAGACCTGCTACAGACCCGAATCGACGACCTGCGCCGGGAGTACCCTTTCGTCGACTCCTTCTTCGACTCCCAGCAGCTCGACGTTTCGGCCGCGGGAGCATTGACACTGGGCGCCTTCCTCGAGCAGGCCGCCGCCCGCCACGACGACGACGACGCCGTTCTTTCCGCGGAAGAAGTGGCGGCCCGTCTCTCCGAGCACATCGAACAGATGTTGCTCTTTCTCGAGGACGACCGCGAGCGGGTGCGCACCCTGACGCTGCTTCCCGGTACCGACAAGTGCGGTGAGCCGGAAGGGTTCGAGCGGATCGATTTCAAGGCCGGCGAGACCGTCTGCATCGTCGGGCCCACCGGATCGGGCAAGAGCCGTTTGCTGGCGGATATCGAGTGGGTGGCCCAACGGGATACGCCGACCCGCAGGAGCGTGTTGCTCAACGGGGAAGCGCCGTCACGGCAGTGGCGCTTCTCGCCCACCCACAAGCTGGTCGCCCAGCTTTCCCAGAACATGAACTTCGTGATGGACCTGTCGGTGGAGGAGTTCCTGCGGATGCACGCGGAAAGCCGCGTGGTGGCGAACCCCGAACCGCTGATCGCCCGGATCCACGAGGAGGCCAACCGCCTGGCAGGGGAGAGTTTCAGCGCCACGACGCCCATCACTTCCCTCAGCGGCGGGCAATCGCGCGCGCTGATGATCGCCGATACGGCCATTCTCTCTCGTTCGCCCATCGTCCTGATCGACGAGATCGAGAATGCCGGAATCGATCGCAAAAAAGCCCTCGAGCTGCTGGTCTCGGAGGAGAAGATCGTGCTGATGGCGACCCACGATCCCGTGCTCGCGCTGATGGGATCGCGGCGCCTCGTGATTCGCAATGGCGGCATCGCCGAGGTGATCGAGACCAGTGAGAAGGAGCGGGAGATTCTTTCCGAACTGGAGGCCATCGACCGCCGGCTGATGACTCTCCGCCACAAGCTGAGAACCGGTGAACGGCTGGTCTGA
- a CDS encoding electron transfer flavoprotein subunit beta/FixA family protein has product MKILVCIKQVPDKDARLVLDDAGRGIVQADLDWEVNESDRYAVETGLRIREAQGGGEVVVCTLGPDRARKALNTALAMGADRGIHLSDPDYRGGDPMTVARVLAAVARHEEAELVLCGTRSDDEGYGQTPILLAGLLDRPAVFLTMGVEVQDGSLKVVRELEAGRQEESIVPLPAVLAIQSGIYEVRYTSLKGIMAAKRKKVTQPTPTELGLSSDQIGGTGQRLEVLSMAPPEAGGQCEFIEADKPDVAARELVEKLRREAKVI; this is encoded by the coding sequence ATGAAGATCCTCGTTTGCATCAAGCAGGTGCCTGACAAGGACGCCCGCCTCGTGCTCGACGATGCCGGGCGGGGCATCGTGCAGGCCGACCTCGACTGGGAAGTCAACGAATCGGACCGCTACGCCGTGGAAACCGGCCTGCGCATCCGGGAAGCCCAGGGCGGGGGCGAGGTGGTGGTCTGCACGCTGGGGCCCGACCGTGCCCGCAAGGCCCTCAACACCGCCCTGGCCATGGGCGCCGACCGGGGGATCCACCTCTCCGACCCGGACTACCGGGGCGGTGATCCGATGACCGTAGCCCGGGTGCTGGCCGCGGTGGCCCGTCACGAAGAGGCCGAGCTGGTGCTCTGCGGCACCCGGTCGGACGACGAGGGCTATGGCCAGACGCCGATCCTGCTGGCCGGCCTGCTCGACCGCCCGGCGGTGTTCCTGACCATGGGCGTGGAGGTCCAGGACGGCTCGCTGAAGGTGGTCCGCGAGCTGGAAGCCGGACGCCAGGAAGAATCGATCGTGCCCCTGCCGGCGGTGCTGGCCATCCAGAGCGGCATCTACGAGGTGCGGTACACGTCGCTGAAGGGAATCATGGCCGCCAAGCGCAAAAAGGTCACCCAGCCCACGCCCACCGAGCTGGGCCTGTCCAGCGATCAGATCGGCGGCACCGGCCAGCGGCTCGAGGTGCTGAGCATGGCGCCTCCGGAGGCCGGCGGGCAGTGCGAGTTCATCGAAGCCGACAAGCCCGACGTCGCCGCCCGGGAACTGGTGGAAAAGCTGCGTCGCGAAGCGAAGGTCATCTGA
- a CDS encoding rhodanese-like domain-containing protein: MIQPLNPAELSSLLEKGDDSVESPSGKVHVFDLREAEAFAAGHVPGARHTPHSQALRWIPQRALTQELVVLVDDDGRTGGPARHVAHELAHHWFRRLRYLEGGYAGWRQAGLQEEKGGPTGAAAGSYDGTTRAFQTSGAVPWRTSEKPGSPDPTRADPA; this comes from the coding sequence ATGATCCAACCCCTGAATCCTGCGGAACTCTCCTCCCTGCTCGAGAAAGGCGACGACTCGGTGGAGTCCCCTTCGGGCAAGGTGCATGTCTTCGACCTGCGCGAAGCCGAAGCCTTCGCCGCCGGGCATGTCCCCGGGGCCCGCCACACCCCCCACTCCCAGGCCCTGCGCTGGATTCCCCAGCGCGCGCTGACCCAGGAGCTGGTGGTGCTGGTCGACGACGACGGCCGCACGGGAGGGCCGGCGCGGCACGTGGCTCACGAGCTGGCGCACCACTGGTTCCGGCGGCTGCGCTACCTGGAAGGGGGCTACGCCGGATGGCGGCAGGCCGGCCTGCAGGAAGAGAAGGGCGGCCCCACCGGTGCGGCGGCCGGCTCCTACGACGGTACGACCCGGGCCTTCCAGACCTCCGGCGCGGTGCCCTGGCGCACCTCTGAAAAACCGGGGTCCCCCGACCCGACCCGGGCCGATCCAGCGTGA